A part of Rhodamnia argentea isolate NSW1041297 chromosome 8, ASM2092103v1, whole genome shotgun sequence genomic DNA contains:
- the LOC115736616 gene encoding tyrosine--tRNA ligase 1, cytoplasmic isoform X2, with translation MMDSNHLAECTLLRAQGVMKTISVNKMTSAGCKVKIWIADWFAQLNNKMGGDLKKIQTVGHYMIEIWKAVGMDLSDNKVEFLWSSEEINSRSHEYWPLVMDIARRNKLPRIMRCSQIMGRSEQDELSAAQIFYPCMQCADIFFLKADICQLGMDQRKVNVLAREYCDLIKRKNKPIILSHHMLPGLQQGQEKMSKSDPSSSIFMEDDEAEVNVKIKKAYCPPMIVEGNPCLEYIKYIVLPWFNEFKVERSADNGSDKTFKSFDELVVDYERGDLHPGDLKPALSKSLNKILQPVRDHFSKDANAKDLLKRVKGYRVTR, from the exons ATGATGGATTCGAACCATCTGGCCGAATGCACATTGCTCAG AGCACAGGGAGTCATGAAGACGATAAGTGTGAACAAAATGACTTCTGCTGGATGCAAAGTTAAGATATGGATTGCTGATTGGTTTGCTCAGTTGAACAACAAAATGGGtggagatttaaaaaaaatccaaacagtTGGACACTATATGATCGAAATATGGAAAGCTGTCGGCATGGATCTCTCAGATAATAAAGTGGAATTTCTGTGGTCGTCAGAAGAAATTAACTCCCGGTCACACGAATACTGGCCACTGGTTATGGACATTGCTCGCCGAAACAAGCTCCCTAGAATAATGAG GTGCTCACAGATAATGGGTCGTAGCGAACAGGACGAGCTGAGTGCAGCCCAAATTTTCTACCCATGCATGCAATGTGCcgacatatttttcttgaag GCTGACATTTGTCAATTGGGAATGGATCAACGAAAGGTGAATGTACTTGCCAGAGAGTACTGTGATCTtataaagagaaagaacaagCCTATCATTTTGTCTCATC ATATGCTCCCTGGTCTGCAGCAAGGCCaagaaaaaatgtcaaaaagcgATCCGTCCTCATCCATCTTTATGGAAGATGACGAG GCCGAGGTGAATGTGAAGATAAAAAAAGCATACTGTCCACCTATGATTGTTGAAGGAAACCCATGTTTGGAGTACATAAAATACATCGTATTGCCGTGGTTTAATGAGTTCAAAGTGGAGCGATCTGCAGATAACGGCAGTGACAA GACCTTTAAAAGCTTTGATGAACTTGTTGTTGACTATGAACGTGGAGATTTGCATCCTGGTGATCTGAAACCGGCCCTTTCAAAGTCTTTGAATAAGATACTTCAG CCTGTACGTGATCATTTCAGCAAAGATGCCAATGCGAAGGATCTGCTGAAGAGAGTTAAG GGATACAGGGTCACTCGGTAA
- the LOC115736609 gene encoding protein OCTOPUS-like isoform X1, translated as MTHQARTQSRRLSTCPRHPTATPVTGFCASCLRERLAGIGPSAHQEIASHSSQPLRRCKSYSSARRHGLSGVSAEPRRKSCDVQARSTLSDLFTLDDGGKCEKGEALLGLREEDENEREPEEEEDEEEIRVCVRHVEANENVVNNGSVDEGFDDEAEFKTMKEFIDLEWQSKKQTRKNISGLLEAACLFRRRLGKWRRKEKMKKQCGGNGDDLGVAAGATGKVGLRKLREAQSEVAEYGLGRRSCDTDPRLSVDVGRVSVDEVRCSMDEPRASWDGYLVGRGYQNPRLNPMVSFLEDVKVIDIGFKNRVLVEDKLNVVNEEGGRSPGGSVQTRDYYKEQFCPQRRRRSFERLNSTRKGSLVDDDVKLVSNMKISPASTELFYGAKLLIAEEELRGSSSKSSNEDRMESTESASKDDGSIADGVDEKRFKKLPGWRKAWNIWGLIQRSESKCAIEEHHAAENLEEQPPRVSNGEANGAISQRLDRSYSRNCSNIDGPGSLNGTGVTESKGIGLRNREESPLTRNQSVKYSPNNLDNGLLRFYLTPSRSYGSKSVKSRLRTHTSKKNFML; from the coding sequence ATGACCCACCAAGCCCGAACCCAGAGCCGCCGCCTCTCCACCTGCCCCCGCCACCCCACCGCTACCCCTGTCACCGGCTTCTGTGCCTCCTGCCTCCGGGAGCGCCTCGCCGGCATTGGCCCCTCCGCCCACCAGGAGATCGCCAGCCACTCGAGCCAACCCCTCCGTCGCTGCAAGTCATACTCCTCCGCCAGGCGACATGGGCTCTCCGGCGTCTCCGCCGAGCCCCGCCGCAAATCCTGCGACGTCCAGGCTCGGAGCACCCTCTCCGATCTGTTCACCCTCGACGATGGAGGGAAATGTGAGAAAGGCGAGGCCTTGTTGGGGTTGAGGGAAGAGGATGAGAATGAGCGAGagccagaggaggaggaggatgaggaggaaaTTAGGGTTTGCGTGAGACACGTTGAAGCGAATGAGAATGTTGTCAATAATGGAAGTGTCGACGAGGGTTTTGACGATGAGGCGGAGTTCAAGACCATGAAGGAGTTTATAGATCTCGAATGGCAGAGCAAGAAGCAGACAAGGAAGAATATCAGTGGTTTGTTGGAGGCAGCATGTTTGTTTCGCCGGAGGTTGGGGAAATGGCGCcggaaggagaagatgaagaagcaaTGTGGCGGTAATGGTGACGATCTGGGGGTTGCAGCGGGTGCGACGGGGAAGGTCGGTCTGAGGAAGTTGAGGGAAGCACAATCTGAGGTCGCAGAGTATGGATTGGGAAGGAGATCATGCGATACAGATCCGAGATTGTCGGTTGATGTGGGTAGGGTCTCGGTCGATGAAGTTCGGTGCTCCATGGACGAGCCGAGGGCATCTTGGGATGGGTATTTGGTCGGGAGGGGTTATCAGAACCCACGGCTCAATCCGATGGTGTCGTTTCTCGAGGACGTGAAGGTGATTGATATTGGTTTCAAGAACAGAGTTTTGGTTGAAGACAAGCTGAATGTGGTGAATGAGGAGGGTGGGAGGAGCCCAGGTGGGTCTGTTCAGACTAGGGATTATTACAAGGAGCAATTTTGCCCAcagaggcggaggaggagtTTCGAGCGGCTGAATTCCACTAGGAAGGGAAGTTTAGTGGATGATGATGTGAAGTTGGTATCAAATATGAAGATCTCTCCTGCCTCCACAGAATTATTTTACGGGGCAAAATTGCTCATTGCAGAGGAAGAATTGAGGGGTTCGAGCTCAAAGTCCAGCAACGAGGATAGGATGGAGAGTACCGAGTCTGCATCAAAGGATGATGGTTCTATTGCTGATGGGGTTGATGAGAAACGGTTCAAGAAGTTGCCTGGTTGGCGAAAAGCATGGAATATATGGGGTTTGATTCAGAGGAGCGAGAGCAAATGCGCAATTGAGGAACATCATGCTGCTGAAAATTTGGAAGAACAGCCACCGCGAGTCTCCAATGGAGAAGCAAATGGTGCTATAAGCCAGAGGCTCGACCGCAGTTACAGTCGGAACTGCTCCAACATCGATGGGCCTGGATCTTTGAATGGTACAGGAGTCACTGAGAGCAAAGGGATTGGCTTGAGGAATAGGGAGGAGTCTCCGTTAACGAGGAATCAGAGTGTGAAATACTCTCCGAACAATCTCGATAACGGTCTGCTAAGATTTTACTTGACTCCATCAAGGAGCTATGGAAGTAAATCTGTCAAGAGTAGGCTGCGGACCCACACTTCGAAAAAGAATTTCATGCTGTAA
- the LOC115736616 gene encoding tyrosine--tRNA ligase 1, cytoplasmic isoform X1: protein MENQADQNPPSNELESLSMDCQAEGGSSSSCPTVTQMSPEERFRIVRSIGEECIQEDELMNLLTKKPLPICYDGFEPSGRMHIAQGVMKTISVNKMTSAGCKVKIWIADWFAQLNNKMGGDLKKIQTVGHYMIEIWKAVGMDLSDNKVEFLWSSEEINSRSHEYWPLVMDIARRNKLPRIMRCSQIMGRSEQDELSAAQIFYPCMQCADIFFLKADICQLGMDQRKVNVLAREYCDLIKRKNKPIILSHHMLPGLQQGQEKMSKSDPSSSIFMEDDEAEVNVKIKKAYCPPMIVEGNPCLEYIKYIVLPWFNEFKVERSADNGSDKTFKSFDELVVDYERGDLHPGDLKPALSKSLNKILQPVRDHFSKDANAKDLLKRVKGYRVTR from the exons atggaaaatcaagCTGATCAGAACCCCCCTTCCAATGAACTGGAGTCTCTCTCCATGGATTGTCAGGCAGAAGGGGGCTCCTCCTCGAGTTGCCCAACAGTCACCCA gatGAGTCCGGAGGAGAGGTTTCGAATTGTGAGGAGCATTGGGGAAGAGTGCATTCAGGAAGATGAGCTGATGAATCTTCTAACCAAGAAACCCCTACCCATTTGCTATGATGGATTCGAACCATCTGGCCGAATGCACATTGCTCAG GGAGTCATGAAGACGATAAGTGTGAACAAAATGACTTCTGCTGGATGCAAAGTTAAGATATGGATTGCTGATTGGTTTGCTCAGTTGAACAACAAAATGGGtggagatttaaaaaaaatccaaacagtTGGACACTATATGATCGAAATATGGAAAGCTGTCGGCATGGATCTCTCAGATAATAAAGTGGAATTTCTGTGGTCGTCAGAAGAAATTAACTCCCGGTCACACGAATACTGGCCACTGGTTATGGACATTGCTCGCCGAAACAAGCTCCCTAGAATAATGAG GTGCTCACAGATAATGGGTCGTAGCGAACAGGACGAGCTGAGTGCAGCCCAAATTTTCTACCCATGCATGCAATGTGCcgacatatttttcttgaag GCTGACATTTGTCAATTGGGAATGGATCAACGAAAGGTGAATGTACTTGCCAGAGAGTACTGTGATCTtataaagagaaagaacaagCCTATCATTTTGTCTCATC ATATGCTCCCTGGTCTGCAGCAAGGCCaagaaaaaatgtcaaaaagcgATCCGTCCTCATCCATCTTTATGGAAGATGACGAG GCCGAGGTGAATGTGAAGATAAAAAAAGCATACTGTCCACCTATGATTGTTGAAGGAAACCCATGTTTGGAGTACATAAAATACATCGTATTGCCGTGGTTTAATGAGTTCAAAGTGGAGCGATCTGCAGATAACGGCAGTGACAA GACCTTTAAAAGCTTTGATGAACTTGTTGTTGACTATGAACGTGGAGATTTGCATCCTGGTGATCTGAAACCGGCCCTTTCAAAGTCTTTGAATAAGATACTTCAG CCTGTACGTGATCATTTCAGCAAAGATGCCAATGCGAAGGATCTGCTGAAGAGAGTTAAG GGATACAGGGTCACTCGGTAA
- the LOC115736609 gene encoding protein OCTOPUS-like isoform X2, which yields MTHQARTQSRRLSTCPRHPTATPVTGFCASCLRERLAGIGPSAHQEIASHSSQPLRRCKSYSSARRHGLSGVSAEPRRKSCDVQARSTLSDLFTLDDGGKCEKGEALLGLREEDENEREPEEEEDEEEIRVCVRHVEANENVVNNGSVDEGFDDEAEFKTMKEFIDLEWQSKKQTRKNISGLLEAACLFRRRLGKWRRKEKMKKQCGGNGDDLGVAAGATGKVGLRKLREAQSEVAEYGLGRRSCDTDPRLSVDVGRVSVDEVRCSMDEPRASWDGYLVGRGYQNPRLNPMVSFLEDVKVIDIGFKNRVLVEDKLNVVNEEGGRSPGGSVQTRDYYKEQFCPQRRRRSFERLNSTRKGSLVDDDVKLVSNMKISPASTELFYGAKLLIAEEELRGSSSKSSNEDRMESTESASKDDGSIKLPGWRKAWNIWGLIQRSESKCAIEEHHAAENLEEQPPRVSNGEANGAISQRLDRSYSRNCSNIDGPGSLNGTGVTESKGIGLRNREESPLTRNQSVKYSPNNLDNGLLRFYLTPSRSYGSKSVKSRLRTHTSKKNFML from the exons ATGACCCACCAAGCCCGAACCCAGAGCCGCCGCCTCTCCACCTGCCCCCGCCACCCCACCGCTACCCCTGTCACCGGCTTCTGTGCCTCCTGCCTCCGGGAGCGCCTCGCCGGCATTGGCCCCTCCGCCCACCAGGAGATCGCCAGCCACTCGAGCCAACCCCTCCGTCGCTGCAAGTCATACTCCTCCGCCAGGCGACATGGGCTCTCCGGCGTCTCCGCCGAGCCCCGCCGCAAATCCTGCGACGTCCAGGCTCGGAGCACCCTCTCCGATCTGTTCACCCTCGACGATGGAGGGAAATGTGAGAAAGGCGAGGCCTTGTTGGGGTTGAGGGAAGAGGATGAGAATGAGCGAGagccagaggaggaggaggatgaggaggaaaTTAGGGTTTGCGTGAGACACGTTGAAGCGAATGAGAATGTTGTCAATAATGGAAGTGTCGACGAGGGTTTTGACGATGAGGCGGAGTTCAAGACCATGAAGGAGTTTATAGATCTCGAATGGCAGAGCAAGAAGCAGACAAGGAAGAATATCAGTGGTTTGTTGGAGGCAGCATGTTTGTTTCGCCGGAGGTTGGGGAAATGGCGCcggaaggagaagatgaagaagcaaTGTGGCGGTAATGGTGACGATCTGGGGGTTGCAGCGGGTGCGACGGGGAAGGTCGGTCTGAGGAAGTTGAGGGAAGCACAATCTGAGGTCGCAGAGTATGGATTGGGAAGGAGATCATGCGATACAGATCCGAGATTGTCGGTTGATGTGGGTAGGGTCTCGGTCGATGAAGTTCGGTGCTCCATGGACGAGCCGAGGGCATCTTGGGATGGGTATTTGGTCGGGAGGGGTTATCAGAACCCACGGCTCAATCCGATGGTGTCGTTTCTCGAGGACGTGAAGGTGATTGATATTGGTTTCAAGAACAGAGTTTTGGTTGAAGACAAGCTGAATGTGGTGAATGAGGAGGGTGGGAGGAGCCCAGGTGGGTCTGTTCAGACTAGGGATTATTACAAGGAGCAATTTTGCCCAcagaggcggaggaggagtTTCGAGCGGCTGAATTCCACTAGGAAGGGAAGTTTAGTGGATGATGATGTGAAGTTGGTATCAAATATGAAGATCTCTCCTGCCTCCACAGAATTATTTTACGGGGCAAAATTGCTCATTGCAGAGGAAGAATTGAGGGGTTCGAGCTCAAAGTCCAGCAACGAGGATAGGATGGAGAGTACCGAGTCTGCATCAAAGGATGATGGTTCTATT AAGTTGCCTGGTTGGCGAAAAGCATGGAATATATGGGGTTTGATTCAGAGGAGCGAGAGCAAATGCGCAATTGAGGAACATCATGCTGCTGAAAATTTGGAAGAACAGCCACCGCGAGTCTCCAATGGAGAAGCAAATGGTGCTATAAGCCAGAGGCTCGACCGCAGTTACAGTCGGAACTGCTCCAACATCGATGGGCCTGGATCTTTGAATGGTACAGGAGTCACTGAGAGCAAAGGGATTGGCTTGAGGAATAGGGAGGAGTCTCCGTTAACGAGGAATCAGAGTGTGAAATACTCTCCGAACAATCTCGATAACGGTCTGCTAAGATTTTACTTGACTCCATCAAGGAGCTATGGAAGTAAATCTGTCAAGAGTAGGCTGCGGACCCACACTTCGAAAAAGAATTTCATGCTGTAA